The DNA sequence CCGTCTCGAACGTCCGAATTCCGCGCTCGCACAGGAACACCTGCTGGTTGCCCCCCGCGAGAATGTACTCGGCGGCCTGGAGGAGCTCCTCGAGCGATGAGCTCATGCCCCGTTTGAGCATCACCGGACGTCGCGCTCGCCCGGCCTCGGAAAGGAGCGTGAAGTTCTGCATGTTGCGTGCCCCGATCTGGAGAATGTCTGCTTTCTCCGCCACGCGCGCCACGTCCTCGGGTGACAGCACCTCGGTTACGATAGGAAGGCCAAACTTCTTGCCGGCTTCGACGAGCATGTCGAGGCCATCGTAACCGAGCCCCTGAAAACTGTAGGGGGACGTGCGCGGTTTGAAGCATCCGCCTCGCAGGATCTGTCCGCCATTCTGCTTCACCTCGCGAGCGCAAGCCATGATCTGGTCCAGCGACTCCACGGCGCAGGGTCCGGCGATTACGACGACCTCCGGTCCCCCGATGCGCGCACCCTTGACTTCGATGACGGTGTCATCTTCTTTGTAGTCCCGGCTGGCCAACCGATAGCCGTTCGGCTTCGGCCTTTCTTTCGACGGAAGCGATCGCGGCAGGGGCGCGCTCTCACCCGCGGCGCTCGAGCTCGGCTGCCGGAGCTTCACTTCGCGAGCGGGCAGATCTTGTGAGGGATAGCAGCCGAGGACCTTGATGAAGCGAGCGGTCCGGGTCGCGTCGTCGACCGCCTGGCGTACGTTTTCATCCTCCAGGTTCCCTTCGAAGTCCAGGTAGAACATCTCCTCCCAGGGGTTCTCGATGATGGGGCGCGACTCCAGTTTCGTCAGATTGATCCCGTGATCGCGGAAGACCATCAGGGTCTCGAGAAGCGAGCCCGGCTGCTGTCCCGTCATCATGACGATGGAAGTCTTGCAGGGGATTCGCGAGTCGACCCGGATGGCTTTTCGCGACGCTACGATGAAACGCGTGTAGTTCTCCTCCTGATTCGCGATCTTTCTCTCGAGCACCGAGAGGCCGAATATCCGGGCCGCCTCTTCGCTCGCGATCGCCGCGTGGGTCGGCCGCCCTTCTTCCTTGATTTTCCTGCCCGAAAGGGCGGTGTCGGCGAAATATTCGATGCGGGCGTTGGGGAATCGGGAGATGAAATTGCTGCACTGAATTACCGTCTGCGGGTGGCAATAGATTCTCTCGATTTCTTCGATTCGGGCATCGGGAAGACCCAGTAGACAGTGGTCGACCTTGAGCTTGATCTCGCCGACGATCGACACCTGAGCGTGCAGCAGGAGATCGTAGACCTCGTTGATTCCGCCGGAGGTCGTGTTCTCGATCGGCAAGACCGCCAGGGTGGCGGTACCTTTCTCCACGGCGTCGACGACTTCTTTGAAACTGTGGCAGCCGAGATAAGTGGCGCTTCCGCCTTTGCGAGCGAAGTGCTTCAGGGCTGCGAGATGGCTGTAGGAGCCCTCGATTCCCTGAAAGGCCACCCGAACCGGTGAACGCTCCTCGTTCGCCCTCTTCTGGAAATACTCCTGCTGCTGCCACAGGGAATCCTCGAGGATCTCGGCGAACAGAGTCGCCACCAGATGCGAATCGAGCCCGTAGGCCTTCCCCTCCTGGATGCGGTTCGCGAGGAGCTCGGCTTCCCGAGCCCGGTCACGAAACCAATCGGGCTCCTTCTCCTTGGCGCGCGCGGCCTCGACGCTCCTCTTGCGGCGCTCCCCCAGCAATTTCAGAATGTCCCGATCGAGCGCGTCGATCTGACGCCGAACGGATGCGATGTCCTTCATTTCGGAAAACCTTTCGAAAAGAACAAACTCGTTTCGTCATAGTGGCGGGTTATGGAGGAAAAGTATATGGCGCGCTAGGCGCCAAAATAGAAGAAGCGGACGGCGACGACGGCGGGGCCGAGCTTCATCGAAACAAGCGCTCCGGGGTTCACCTGTCGTCCTCCGAGGCCCAGTCTGCCTCAACTCCCGGCTGCCGTCAACAGGAAGTCTCGGGCAGGGGTCAGTGCAGGAGACGGCTGAGCTTGGTGCGGTACTCGTCGGCGAGCTCACTCCGGACGCCGACGACGTTGAAAATGTCCACCATCAGCTCCTTCGCCTCTCCTTCGGCGAGCTCCCGGTCGGCTCCCGCGGCGTGCAGCAGGGCGTCCAGGGCTTCTGGGTATCGTCGCTGCGATGCCAGGAGCTTGCCGAGCTCGATCAAGGATCGTCCATCGTCAGGATCCACCTGAAGCTTCTTGCGCAGGTCGGTCTCGGAGATTTCCGGCGCGAGATCGTGGAGGGGCAACTCGGAGCGCAGGTGCTCGATGCGTTGGGCCAAGGGTCCCAAGGGCTCGAGACCTTCCACGAGCTTGGCGACTTCGTCGCGAGCGTCACGTTCGACGAGGAGCTCCGCCAAACCGACGCGAGCCCCTTCGTGACCGTCGTCGAGATCGAGGGCTTTGCGATACAGTCCTTCTGCCGAGCTCGTGTCCCTCGCGCGAAGATTTTCCGCCCTCTCGAAGAGCTCATCGGCCTCCGACGGACAGACCTTGGCGAGGAACGAACGCACAGCGTCTTCGGGCAGCGCTCCGGTGAATTGGGCGACGGCCTCGCCCCGGCGGAACGCCATGACGGCGGGGATGCCCCTTATCCCGAAGAGCTGCGCGAGGCGAGGGGCACGATCGACGTCCACCTTCGCGAGAACGAAACGGCCGCCGAGCTCGCTCGCCAGCTTTTCGAGCGTCGGCCCCAGAATGCGGCAGGGACCGCACCATTCCGCCGAGAAATCGACGACCACCGGAACTTCGTGTGAGCGCTCGAGCACTCGCCGCTCGAACAGGTCTTCGGTGACGTCTTCCACCCAGGGGTTCGCTTCGCTCACCCGCATCCCTCCTTGGTTCTCATCGTTCGGCGAATACGCCGGTTTTTTGTGACGAGGCATCCGGCACCGCCCGTTCGCGGCTGGCGAGAGCCTCCTCGAGTCCCCGCTGCACTTCCTTCTCGACCTCGGCTTCGGCCTTCTCCAGGGCCTCACGATTCGAGACCGATGCCGACAAATGGAAGCTCGCATCGGCCAGGTAGGTCTCGTACATGCCAATCGGATCGCGCTTGCCCCAGTAGACGAACTGTTCCTCGGGAAGGATTCGACGCGACTCACCCTCGTCGTGGGTCGCGTGGCCACCCATCCGGAAGGTCCTCGCGGTGATGACGACGGGACCCTTGCCAAGCCGACAAAGCTCCGCTGCGAGAGAGGTCGTGGCGTAGACGTCCAACACGTTGTTTCCGTCACACGTGTACTTCATCGCCCCGTAGATGGTCGCCGTCGCTTCCATGGGCGCCGCGCTGTGGGAGGCGACCGGGGTCCCGAGGGCGATCTGGTTGTCTTGCACGAACACGACCAGCGGAAGCTTTAGCCTCTTCGCGCACATCAGGCCTTCGTGGAAAGCGGTCGTGCGCGTGCTGCCTTCGCCGGCCCAGGTGAGCGCGAGGTTCTGCTTTCCTCTGAACTTGAAGGAGAGCGCTACTCCGGCACACACGGGCACCAGTGCTCCCACCATGCTGATGGGAGCGATCACCCCTTTCTCGAGGTCTC is a window from the Vicinamibacteria bacterium genome containing:
- a CDS encoding prephenate dehydratase domain-containing protein — its product is MKDIASVRRQIDALDRDILKLLGERRKRSVEAARAKEKEPDWFRDRAREAELLANRIQEGKAYGLDSHLVATLFAEILEDSLWQQQEYFQKRANEERSPVRVAFQGIEGSYSHLAALKHFARKGGSATYLGCHSFKEVVDAVEKGTATLAVLPIENTTSGGINEVYDLLLHAQVSIVGEIKLKVDHCLLGLPDARIEEIERIYCHPQTVIQCSNFISRFPNARIEYFADTALSGRKIKEEGRPTHAAIASEEAARIFGLSVLERKIANQEENYTRFIVASRKAIRVDSRIPCKTSIVMMTGQQPGSLLETLMVFRDHGINLTKLESRPIIENPWEEMFYLDFEGNLEDENVRQAVDDATRTARFIKVLGCYPSQDLPAREVKLRQPSSSAAGESAPLPRSLPSKERPKPNGYRLASRDYKEDDTVIEVKGARIGGPEVVVIAGPCAVESLDQIMACAREVKQNGGQILRGGCFKPRTSPYSFQGLGYDGLDMLVEAGKKFGLPIVTEVLSPEDVARVAEKADILQIGARNMQNFTLLSEAGRARRPVMLKRGMSSSLEELLQAAEYILAGGNQQVFLCERGIRTFET
- a CDS encoding tetratricopeptide repeat protein, whose translation is MSEANPWVEDVTEDLFERRVLERSHEVPVVVDFSAEWCGPCRILGPTLEKLASELGGRFVLAKVDVDRAPRLAQLFGIRGIPAVMAFRRGEAVAQFTGALPEDAVRSFLAKVCPSEADELFERAENLRARDTSSAEGLYRKALDLDDGHEGARVGLAELLVERDARDEVAKLVEGLEPLGPLAQRIEHLRSELPLHDLAPEISETDLRKKLQVDPDDGRSLIELGKLLASQRRYPEALDALLHAAGADRELAEGEAKELMVDIFNVVGVRSELADEYRTKLSRLLH
- a CDS encoding thiamine pyrophosphate-dependent enzyme — protein: MKRYSAFDPREYQDWRPDHDAIAEFRARLVLDPNRTSLIEALAPQQHLAIYRGLVRNRLHDISLKRWVRQGIISKAWLGTGEEAVTIGAVHALRTGDVVGPMIRNAGACHEMGMSLASLFRGYLGTEDSPTRGRDLHVGDLEKGVIAPISMVGALVPVCAGVALSFKFRGKQNLALTWAGEGSTRTTAFHEGLMCAKRLKLPLVVFVQDNQIALGTPVASHSAAPMEATATIYGAMKYTCDGNNVLDVYATTSLAAELCRLGKGPVVITARTFRMGGHATHDEGESRRILPEEQFVYWGKRDPIGMYETYLADASFHLSASVSNREALEKAEAEVEKEVQRGLEEALASRERAVPDASSQKTGVFAER